From the Hordeum vulgare subsp. vulgare chromosome 1H, MorexV3_pseudomolecules_assembly, whole genome shotgun sequence genome, the window ccccctccggtgaactcccggaacccattcgtcattcccggtatattcccggtaactccgaaaaccttccggtaatcaaatgaggtcatcctatatatcaatattcgtttctggaccattccggaaaccctcgtgacgtccgtgatctcatccgggactccgaagaacattcggtaaccaaccatttaactcaaataagcataaaacaacgtcgaaccttaagtgtgcagaccctgcgggttcgagaactatgtagacatgacccgagggactcctcgttcaatatccaatagcgggacctagatgcccatattggatcctacatattctacgaagatcttatcgtttgaacctcagtcccaaggattcatacaatcccgtatgtcattccctttgtccttcggtatgttacttgcccgagattcgatggtcagtatccgcatacctatttcaatctcgtttaccggcaagtctctttactcgttctgtaatacaagatcccgcaacttacactaagtcacattgcttgcaaggcttgtgtgtgatgttgtattaccgagtcggccccgagatacctctccgtcacacggagtgacaaatcccagtcttgatccatactaactcaacggacaccttcggagatacctgtagagcatatttatagccaccgagttacgttgtgacgtttgatacacacaaagcattcctccggtgtcagtgagttatatgatctcatggtcataggaataaatactttacacgcagaaaacagtagcaacaaaatgacacgatcaacatgctacgtctattagtttgggtctagtccatcacatgattctcccaatgatgtgatccggttatcaagcaacaacaccttgctcatagtgagaagaccctgactatccttgatcaactggctagccaactagaggcttgctagggacggtgttttgtgtatgtatccacacatgtatctaagtcttcattcaataaaattatagcatggataatagacgattatcttgacacaggaattataataataacttatttatcattgcctctagggcataattccaacagttactttgtctaggcttgtcccttgctacaaaagggattgggccactttgctactactgtttctactactgttactctgatgttgctgttgttccttgctactttgtcgttacttgttgcaagatcctttttcgtcaccgttgtcggggaagaatagttccccgtccatgtgcaactactggcgccattgatacaacagttaggaatagtctaccgtcaacagatctgtttctgacactgttgctatcatactactttgctactggtactttgcttgcagacactaatctttcaggtgtggttgaatctgacaaacttagctgctaatacttgagaatattctttcatttccccttgaggcgaatcaacaaatttgggtcgaatactctaccctcgaaaactgttgcgatcccctacacttgtgggttatcacactccgtgtgacggagaggtctctcggggcccactcggtaatacaacatcacgacaagccttgcaagcaacgtgactaaggagttagttatgggatattgtattacggaacgagtaaagaggcttgccggtaaggagattgaactaggtatggaaataccgatgatcgaatctctggcaagtaacataccgaaggacaaagggaatagcatacgggattaactgaatccttgacatagaggttcaaccgagaagatcttcgtagaatatgtaggatctaatatgaacatccaggtcccactattggatattaaccggagagtgtctcggctcatgtctgcatagttctcgaacccacaggatctgcacacttaaggttcggtgacgttttggtatagttgagttataggtgttggtgatcgaaggttgttcggagtcccggatgagatcctgggcatcatgaggagctccggaatggtccggaggtaaagattgatatacaggaagtcctgttttcgtcaccggaaaggttttgggctcatcggtagtataCCGGGAGTCCCGGTAGGGTACTAGGGGACCACCGGGAGAGGTGTGACGACCCTAggggcttcatgggccaagagaggaggcaaaccaTCCCCTGCTGGGCTGGccggtgctacttctcaaacaacaacgccagaaattggcacgtacgttgacggagacttggcttgcgttggtttttcccttgaagaggaaagggtgatgcaacacaggagcagtaagcatttccctcagtttgagaaccaaggtatcaatccagtaggagaatctcgtcaagtccagagtacctgcgcaaacacaaaagagcttgcacccaacgctataaaggggttgtcaatcccttcaagattgattgcaacatgagatctgaaggcggaaagtgcaacgaagtaaaaagagtaaggctgaaaatatggtgtgaagtagacccgggggccatagtgttcactagaggcttctctcaaaatagcaaatattacggtgggtgaacaaattactgtcgagcaattgatagaaccgcgcaaagtcatgacgatatctaaggcaatgatcatacatataggcatcacgtccgagacaagtagaccgatactttctacatctactactatcactccacacatcgaccgctatccagtatgcatctagtgtattgagttcatgacgaacagagtaatgccttaagcaagatgacatgatgtagacggataaactcaaaccaatgatgaaaaccccatctttttacccttgatggcaacaacacgatgcgtgcctcgctaccccttctgtcactgggtgaggtcaccgcacgatatgaacccaaaaccaagaacttctcccattgcaagaatcatagatcaagttggccaaacaaaacccacaactcgaagagaattacaaggatatgaaatcatccataagagagatcagaagaaactcaaataatattcatagataatctgatcataaatccacaattcatcggatctcgacaaacacaccgcaaagaagattacatcggatagatctccatgaagatcatgcagaactttgtattgaaaatccaagagagagaacaagtcatctagctactagctatggacccgtaggtctatggtgaactactcacgcatcatcggagaggtcatggtgttgatgaagaagccctccgtatctgaatccccctccagcagggcaccagaacgtgccccagatgggatcttttcgggagttttattccgtttggacaccgtttaaaatcctcctctgaaaagggtcaaaaacaccaaaaacaggaactcgcacttggcactgagttaataagttagtcccaaaaaatatataaaaggcatataaaacatccaaagtttgacaagataatagcatggaactatcaaaaattatagatacgttggagatgtatcaagcatccccaagcttaactcctgctcgtcctcgagtagggaagtgataaagactgaatttttgatgtggaatgctacctagcatagttgtcctttgtaacttctttcatgtgacatgaatgttcagatccgtaagattcaaaacagtagtttgctattgacatgaaaataataatacttcaagcaaactagcaaggtaatcatgaactttcgaaataacaaggccaaagaaagttatccctacaaaatcatatagtatggctatgctccatcacaaAACGCATGTGACTTTGGATGGGATTCTTTCCTTTTGAATTAGCCTATGGAGGTACTTTAGTCCGGGTTGGTTTtatcagccgggactaaagggtcctttAGTCCGGGTTGGTAATACTAACCGGTACTAAAGGTAGACCCTTTAGACCGGGTTACTGTTATCAACCAGGACTAAACGGTCAatgcctttagtctcggttggtaacaccaacctgtACTAAAGATCCCacaccaaccggaactaaagaaGGCAGTGCCACCCACCCACTCCTAGCtgttcgaaccgggactaatgctttaTAAAGCGACCAGGACTATTACTCAATCAGGGCTTGGACGATCgccttgttttctactagtgttgcatgtacaaacttcttggttcaactccacaacatgaagtaggagactccgtagcgacacctaaccaatctaggaggcaccaccctagaAAACGCAATAgacgcggtagaacgatgaactccttgctcttgtgtttcAAAAGAAAGTCTCCACAACAGTTAATCAATCTCTCACAGATTTGCCTTGTGTAGAAGAGGTTGAttgtgtggaaagcaacttgggaaggatagaggtcaagtttcaaatggatggattggaatacatTGATgtgaacacatgagtaggtggctctctcttagaaaaatgggtatggcaagtgtatgtgtgttctagtGCTtcatctacgaatgagaggtggtggatgggtatatataggcatctccaaaaatctaaccgttacaacattattgcccaagtcggtgaaaccaaagtgaaactcggtggcaccggttTGGAAACGACATACCAGGAACTTGGTCACTCGTTTTGGTGGCACCGAGtgaaatgttggtggtaccgagattctagggtttggccaAGGTTCTCGCTGGTGGAAAATCGGTTTGGTCGAATGGAaaatcttggtggcaccaattttgatgtttaggctttggacagagaacTTTTGTAGGAGAATGGCTTAGTATATTTGGTGACTATCTCTAAGCagttgagaaaccaattcatcatagatacctcaccccattttaatagtaatagctttcctatggactcaaatgtgatttctcacaagtaTGAAATGTAGTGTTTTCTAGCATGAAGCTTGTCTAATCCTATTCATTTCCTTGTATCCAGGGGTTCTgctcacaatcctttggccaatgcatctttgaacttttcagaaatatacttggataaaatcattagttcaatgacacatatgttctgattaattaccaaaaccaccttagggagaagttgtgctttcatttATGTATCGCTTAAAGCGAGACAAAGGCACGCGTGGATTTGTATATTGCAAGCATAATTGGTTTGGTACCAAAAGGTGGCATCCTGATGTTTTACATTGTGCTAAATATTGGCTACTAATTAGTTGGTTACCATGTTTTCTTCATCTCACATAAAGTTACCAATATTTGGCAAGTCTTAGTATTGCTAATATTTGATAATGCTAACATTTGTACTCTCTAAAAACAATGCTAACATTTGGCTTACCaaatctagcttgaagcttgtctAATCCTATTCATTGCTCATGAAGTTGACACTAAATACCAACCATACCATCCAGAAGTGagaaaaatggaaaaaaattTGTGAACGGCGGCCATATTTGGTTCATCTATAATCAACTCTATGATGTGTCGCAATGACTCAAGCAACTCACTGGATTGAGCATCGAGGATCCGAGAGACCCaggtcccccccccccggtctctcctttttcttttcctttttagtCTGAATTCAAGTGCGCGTTGGATGGTGTTATCTTGCCCAACCGTCACTTATCAGATGAGCTGCAGGCACAATGTTTGCAATTTTTGCCGAGTACTCTTTGTTTAacctttcttttttcttcttttttcggcACATTCAAATGCCTTTTTGAATAGTCATATCTTTCAAATCGTAACTTCAAATCTAACATGTTATATGTATAAATCCATcagaaaaatgtatatattttaaATATGTTATTATCTTGTATGTTATCATTTCTAAAATTATATTTAGGATACAACCTAATCAATATCCTTTTCGAAAATGCATATTGTATATGTTTACTTCCCTTCCTACAATACTACCAGCATAGGCCATGTTGATTACTACCAGCATATTTTGCACGATGCACAATAATCAAGCCCTCTACGGTGATGTACACTAAACTGTTAATACGAGTTTTATATAGATAAGTGTCTTAACACCGATTTCCATATTATTTGAAATTTTGTTCATAAATATATTTTTACGAATATTGATGTTGACATGCAGCTTTAAACGGTTGGCATGCATGTCCTTACAGATTGATTGTTGTCGTGAAGCTGTCTAATATGTTTGCAATCAAATTAAGTTTTGATTTGGATTACAGTTGTAAACACATGTTAATATATTTATATTATGGATTTTTAATATTTGGACAACAATTTATATTATGGATTTTAATATATTTATCTAGAAATTTAATcaaattaaaaatatttaacattttattttaaaaaagtaaTACACGTTATATTTTGAAACAAAGTTATTAGGTTTTTTAACCTAACGACGCAGCAAAGTGCGTCCAGCCCTTCTAGTTGAGTActaacatgtactccctccgtaaactaatataaaagcatttagatcactattcTAGTTAtctaaacatttttatattaatttacagagggagtaccttgctatttttatcctAATGCAATATTTACTGGACATTACTAAGGAGTAACGACAATAGAGGTGCAAAGAGATAGTGACAACTAGATAGATATTTTTATTGTCCAATAGATAGATTGAAAACATCTTGAGTACACTTCAAAAAAAATCCCACTTTTATGTTTTCTTTAAAACACCAGTTATCACGTTATATGTCGTTTCGCGCCATGATTTTTTTGAAGGAATTTGCTGATGTTGTTGGGGTGTGTACGAGGGATGATTGTGTCTCCAGTTGCAACTCAGGGGTATATTTGCTAATATTGATAACAAACCAATTATGCTATGTATTCGTCGATTTGTGGATTTAGAATACGTGTGTGACTTACAAACCTGAGGAAATAACATCGCGTCCAACGATCAGGGTTTAGTTGTCAAAAAGGGCAAAAGATGGCATCTTGAGCTAACATGGAGCATCTCCGAGGCCACATATTTCCTGTTTCTGCGCCTCCAGTTCGTTGACCCACTACGAGAGGGAGCCAGCCATTGACTTAGCTCATTGTCCGAGGGCCAGAACAATTATTGCCACCAGATCAAGTCAAACCCCATCACCGCACGCAGATGCTTCGTCCAAAAAAAACCATGCCAGTAGCCGCCGCCCCGGTCGCCGTGTTCTCCGTCCGGCCGCCACGCCGATACCCCCACGCACGTTCCACGTTCTCAGATCACCACCGCCGCATATGCATGCTCTACATATATATGCTCAGGCTTCCCACTGCTCAGATGCAGCCCTAGCTAGCCGCCGTCCTAGAGCAAGCCACGACGAGGACGATGGCGCGCCTGTTTCTTCCCCCCGTCCTGCTGGCCTtctccctggccgccgccaccctcaTCCTGAACGCCGGCGTGGCGGAAGCGTTCTCGTGCCAGTGGCAGGGGTGGGGCGGGTGGCGCCACGTCTTCCGCGGCCGCTACGGCCGCCGCCAGAACATCTCGTCGATCGTGACGGAGGAGATGTTCTCGCGCATGTTCCTGCACAAGGACGACGCCGCCTGCCCCGCCAACGGGTTCTACAACTACTCCTCCTTCGTCAGCGCGGCCGAGTGGTTCCCGGAGTTCGGCAGCGGCGCCCACCACGTCGACGCCGACACGCGCAAGCGCGAGGTCGCCGCCTTCCTCGCGCAGATCTCCCACGAGACCACCGGCGGGTGGGCGACGGCGCCCGACGGGCCCTACTCGTGGGGCCTCTGCTTCAAGGAAGAGATCAACGCGTCCAGCAACTACTGCGACGCCGACAACAAGGAGTGGCCCTGCGTCGACGGCAAGTCATACCACGGCCGCGGACCCATGCAACTCTCCTGGTGAGCATTCCACATTTCCCCACACGCACACAAAACTGATCCGATCAATCCCGGCACCGCGGCACGCACGTACAGTGTCTCAAAGTCTTATTTGTCAGGAACTACAACTACGGGCCGGCGGGGGAGGCGCTGTGCTTCGACGGGCTGGGGAACCCGGAGGTGGTGGCGAGCGATCCGGATGTGGCGTTCAAGGCGGCGCTGTGGTTCTGGATGACGCCGCAGGAGCCCAAGCCGTCGTGCCACGACGTGATGCTGGGGCGGTACGTGCCCACCGAGGCCGACAAGCAGGCCAACCGGACGGCGGGGTTCGGGCTCACCACCAACATCATCAACGGCGGGCTCGAGTGCAACCGCACCGGCGACCCGAGGGTGGAGGATAGGATCGGGTACTATCGCCGGTACTGCGAGATCCTCAAAGTAGACGACCTCGGAGACAACTTGGACTGCGCTCAACAGCTGCCCTACTCGTAACCGTTACACTCAACAACAGTTTGGGCGCTGCTAATCAAGCTAGATTGCTAGGCATGCATATGCAAGTTTCGATCTATTTTATCAATGTTGAACCTTCTATGTTGCTGATGCAAATCTTATGGACGAAACCTTTTGGCTTCTAGGTAATTGTATGAATGATATGCATGTATCGGGAAAGGATGTGTCTACCGTTTATCGAGACTTAATCAAGTCACATCTAACTCATATACCACTTGATTTTCATGAAGATTCAtgtgatttttttattttttatacttTGTTTGATTATTTAAATGATGCGTGGGGAGTTAGATGAGACTTTGTTAATTCTCATCTAGATGAGAGTTAGCGAATCCGATCGGGAAAACCTTTTTACTAGTAATCTTTTCCTGTTTATATGGCATCAGTTTTTTCCTCTGCATTTGCTATTAATGAATTTCCGGAAATTCTGATTGTTGATTTTGTAGATGGGCGGTGGGGGCTGCAGAAGGTTGGAGGCGATGGAATTGTAGCTGATTACTAATTAGGGGGGTGGCCGGCTGTTGCACCGGCTGGGATGGGGGCGGGGTGCAGCATCGCCCATCGGCTGCACAGGGCAAGAGTAGGCGGTTAGACCGGGAAAGGATGACCCTTGAGGAGGCATTAGTAGAAAAAAGAGGCTATAGCCCCGATTCGGTTGAGCCTTTAGCCTCGGTTCACGAACCGGGCTAACAAAGCGGAACTAATGttagtcccggttccgttccaaaCCGAGGCTGATAATCCTCCACGTGGCGGGCTGGGGGCCAGGGGGACGGGTATTAGTCCTGGTTCTTATTACGAACCGGCTATATTGCTTCGCTGCCTTTTTTTAACATTTTTTAAGATTTAGGGTTTTGCATTAAATTGGCTGGGCTATTTTGCTGCCTATTTCCCCATTTATTTGTTTGGggcactttttaattcttgttttgcattaaattggatggtacatacacaacaataaaagaacaactatattgcacatcatcgtcacgaatatattacaccatctcatccgtcgtgctttgtcgaacatattacaaaatatagacacgagttacacatgcacatatgcgtctcttttacactttaacatttcatctgaattgcatcgacgggcaataatattctcccttcacatctaggacccctgcatctaagaatccggcaatttcctcttgaattgctcgtacacgttcctgtggtagaaaACCGTCCCacaaccgttcgatctaatttaaagaagggatcaatatatatcaatgaaaccgaacacaattgacggtaataaaataaagttgtgagtatttTTTATCgttcttcaattttttttatgtccCGGTTTTTGCCCGTCTTATGGGTCGTctcgcgaatgaactcgcaaacatagtatccacataaattgttcacATGTTCCTGCCTCAAtcactttacgagaacagagtccaatcaaaaacataatcaagaatgttaatggtattgaaactagaataaagagatgcgcggatctagctagtagttacttacatccatttgtctaaatgtaagctctgacttccaaacaccccgacacttggcggtgaaccgttttcaagccctgccaagaaaacgAAATGAATAACGGAGTTCTTTATTAATTGCTtactatcaggaaatgaacgaaaagttgTCGATATAGTGTCATAATGGTTGAAATTACCtgtggaggcattcctgcatgttcacCCATTCAGCGAGGGAtgtgcgtttcgggtccatgacttttACTAGCCCCTCGTCAGGTACTATGATTAAAAgaataaagtggaacctgcgcacgcataatgagtcaattatacacttaataacatcgagtaagagAAAATAGAATATGtgtatagtaacactcacttgaagttgtaaggaaatagtatttcccttttgttagcggaaaaccttaacccttgtaccaagttattctttGTCTCGCGGGGATCCAGTGCGAGACTTTTGtcatgaatgaaatatgggtcaatgaatcCAATGTCATAGAatcgtcctcttttgcattcgaaaatcttcattctgcaaaattaatatagtgatgagtaagattatacatgcaacgaacgagttgagtaagacttaatgacataaattaataatacttacaaacaataaacactgatgatagatttgtcgcaggcgtcttgtttgtataactgaaataattcgtcgaattcaatcattcGCACGCCATCTCCATGCCCAAAATGCTCGTTTTTATATGCATAGTAGATCCAGCTTTGTTGTTCATCACATGCtcgcatgtaccagtcatgcaatcttcggatttttgttggtagctcgttgactaactcaggtttaaCGAGAGGAGACCCGTTCCGGTACACGTATGTTATGTCAGTGAATTCCTACATATGGTTTAAGTATCGATCAATAGACATGCcatgagccttggccgcttctccgtatagtgcaacaaactccggatcgataccagttgtttcatcattcctctgctcgaccgcagctccactcgagcacacctttgtatcggaatacactttgagcggggggcacgattgatttttctgttgtccgagctgggcaactgatttctcgctggacgtactactcttcaaccgctgcttttttgcctcagccgacttgagaatagagcgttcatagtctgctaGAAACGATGGCGGGGGATCTGCAAGGGTTTACAACATTTTCACGCACACGGCGTGATCTTCTGGGGTGACcgggaactctggctctttcggcttcttcttgttaACCTTGTCAGCCATCCACTTTTGATGCTGGGCATCTGCCCTCTTAATATTTTCCTCTCCactatagtgttggggaacgtcgcatgggaaacaaaaaatttcctacgcacacgaagacctatcatggtgatgtccatctacgagaggggatgtgtgatctacgtacccttgtagaccgtacagcagaagcgttagtgaacgcggttgatgtagtggaacgtcctcacgtccctcgatccgccccgcgaactatcccgcgatcagtcccacgatctagtgccgaacggacggcacctccgccttcagcacacgtacagctcgacgatgatctcggccttcttgatccagcaagagagacggagaggtaaaagagttctccggcagcgtgacggcgctccggaggttggtgatgatctcgtctcagcagggctccgcccgagctccgcagaaacgcgatctagaggtaaaatcgtggagatatgtggtcgggctgccgtgacaaaagttgtctcaaatcagccctaaaaccccactatatataagagggagaggggagagccttgacttggggtcgaagaacccccaaggggtcggccgagccaaggggggaaggattcccctcccaaatcgagtcctacttggtttggaaggcggagtccttcttccctttcccacctcctccttttttttctttttctctttgattttcttcccaatgcgcataggccccttttgggctgtcccaccagcccactaagggctggtgcggcacccccaacacctatgggcttccccggggtgggtgccccccccccggtaaactcccggaacccattcgtcattcccagtacattcccggtaactccgaaaaccttccggtaatcaaatgaggtcatcctatatatcaatcttcgtttccggaccattccggaaaccctcgtgacgtccgtgatctcatccgggactccaaacgacattcggtaaccaaccatataactcaaatacgcataaaacaacgtcgaaccttaagtgtgcacaccctgcgggttcgaaaactatgtagacatgacccgagagactcctcggtcaatatccaatagcgggacctggatgcccatattggatcctacatattctaaaaaagttcttatcgtttgaacctcagtgccaaggattcatataatcccgtatgtcattccctttgtccttcggtatgtcacttgcccgagattcgatcgtcagtatccgtataccaatttcaatctcatttaccggcaagtctctttactcgttccgtaatacaagatcctgcaacttacactaagtcacattgcttgcaaggcttgtgggtgatgctgtattaccgagtgggccccgagatacctcttcgtcatacggagtgacaaatcccagtctcgatccatactaacttaacgaacaccttcggagatacctgtagagcatatttatagtcacccagttacgttgcgacgtttgatacacacaaagtattcctacggtgttagtaagttatatgatctcatggtcataggaataaatacttgacacgcagaaaacagtagcaataaaatgacacgatcaacatgctacgtctattagtttgggtctagtccatcacgtgattctcctaatgacgtgatccagttatcaagcaacaacaccttgttcataatcagaagacactgactatcgttgatcaactggctagccaactagagtcttgctagggacagtgttttgtctatgtatccacacatgtatataagtcttcattcaatacaattatagcatggataataaacgattatcttgatacaggaattataataataactttatttattattgcctctagggcataattccaacaatctcccacttgcactagattcaataatctagccctcacatcatcatgcgaattacattgtaataaatctaacacccatacagttctggtgttgatcatgttttgcccgtggaagaggtttagtcagcgggtctactacattcagatccgtgtgcactttgcatatatttacgtcctccccttcgacgtagtcgcggatgaggttgaagcgtcgtttgatgtgtctggacttcttgtgaaaccgtggttcctttgctagggcaat encodes:
- the LOC123407050 gene encoding chitinase 10-like, which produces MARLFLPPVLLAFSLAAATLILNAGVAEAFSCQWQGWGGWRHVFRGRYGRRQNISSIVTEEMFSRMFLHKDDAACPANGFYNYSSFVSAAEWFPEFGSGAHHVDADTRKREVAAFLAQISHETTGGWATAPDGPYSWGLCFKEEINASSNYCDADNKEWPCVDGKSYHGRGPMQLSWNYNYGPAGEALCFDGLGNPEVVASDPDVAFKAALWFWMTPQEPKPSCHDVMLGRYVPTEADKQANRTAGFGLTTNIINGGLECNRTGDPRVEDRIGYYRRYCEILKVDDLGDNLDCAQQLPYS